AAGATCATTTTTCTAAAGATTAGTGCCTCCTTTAATATGTCTCTTTTCAATCTCCTGCCTCTTTTTTTAATGGCTCTTTCTACACATATATTTGCACATAATCTTAGAATATGATTCTGTACACATATCACTTATAAAATGCACATGCAACATATTAAGACTAACTGGAACTGACGGTTTAAAAAGCAAAGTATAAGGAGCACATCACTGAAGATTACTTTGTATTTCTATGACGAAGAGCAATTTTTTGTTAGATTAAGATAGAAGGCATTGGTTGGAATTATTTTTGCAGAAAAATATTCAGTGAGTCATGGAATCCAGGAGTCAGTTTCAAAGGACCTTAGAGGTTATCTGGTCCAACATCttcagaggaaactgaggcttagagaggggaATTAATCTCTCCAAGGCAAAGCAGTTAGGACCAGAATCCAGGTCTCCTGACTGTCCCCCGCCCCACATGTATCCTTCCATTTGAACAGCTGTCTCCTTGATAGAccacaaaaaaacctttttgttagACCACAAAAAAGCTTAATTCAGATAAACAGTGCTAACTGATCACAGAATTAGTCTTGGCTTGATGAGTGGCTAATTGGTGTTTTTTAGGGATTTAATTCAAGTCCTTAGCTGTCACAGTTTTTCATatgtattataaaaaattatctgtcAAAAGCAGATTACTTTTATGTTTAGGTTTTCAGACTTTAAGAGTGACTGATACATATCTTCTCTATTCTTAGAGAAGAATAGACTATGTTAGGAAAGGTTTAGTCTGCATTGGCTTTGAGGGTGACTGTCTTTGGTTAATGCCTCTCAAGGTAGACTATATTCCTTGGCCTTTCAGAAGTTGTGTATACTTTTGCTGGTCATTCTTTTATGTGAATTCACGTAAGATTCAGCATAATGGGAATCTTAAACTACCGATATGcttctttttttgtcttcttaCCTGCAGTGTTGTTCATTGCAAGTCAAACAGACTTGATCTGTCCTTTCCAAAAGAAGATTGTAACTATGcactaaaataactaaaataactaaaatagtggAAATGGTTGTCtagaacagtgcttctcaaacttcagtgtgcaCTTGAATCATTTGGGGATCTtagtaaaatgcagattctgatgcTTTAGGTTAGAGATAaggcctgagattctgcaaaCAGAATTTTCAAACACTGCTCAAGTGATGCCTATGCAGTTGGTTCTCAGACAGTTTAAGTATTGAGGATTTATGGGACTGAATGAGCTTGGACAACTTTCCCACATGCTTCCCTTACTCACATGATATTTTTCATATGTTAGGAAAATGGAGCTTCATATATATTGCTTTTGACATTCTCAAAACATTGGCAATGTGTTCACTTTCAAACGGGGCCGGGGGGATACCTCTGAGTCCAGTTGCTATCAGTATGAGCTAGTTGGGAATATTTGACTTGCAGAGGTGAGCTCAAGTTCTCTATGTCCAGCTAGTAAATGGACACAGAGAATAGATTTACCATCAAGTGAAGGGAAAAATAGAGGGAGGGTGTTAGATGAGTCATGGATGCGCCCTTTAAAATGAAGATCCAAGCTTTGACTTCTTTCAGGAAGCCTGGCATTGGAACTGACTGGGAGATTCTCACTACCACACTCTGAACTTTGGAGCTATTTCCATTGCTATACAAATACCTAGTTTCCCAGAACCTTTATTTGGACACTTCTGATATGAGCTGTTTCTGCCACTGCCAAGATTTTGCAGTTGAATTTACTTCAGAGAGACACTAACTCCTGGctttgcttaaaatttttttgtggctCAAGatttctcacaaaaacaaaacctctctCTTTTAAACAGCTGTTAGAAATCATAGCTCTCCCTTTTTACGGTAGCTTTAGGAAGATTCACCCATTGATGAACAGGAGTCCCAGAGGAGCCTGAAACTCCAAGGAGAAATAATTTCTGGTTTGTGGAGAATCCTAAATCCCTaggttggtggtggtggtagttgtCGTTTAAAGTGTCCTGGAGATAAAAAGAATCGGATAAACTATGCTACATTGTGTTGGAAACTGAATTTTGTCATTCACTTCATATTTCACAGTGGGCTTTGGGTTGGTATGGCATTTTACTCCACAAATGGGAACTGCATATACTACTATGTACTGTAAATACACATTATAACCTCGCAGCAGAAAATACCCACTGAATACGTAAACAGCTGTACTGGGAAGATAGAAAAtagtcttttattttacttaagttaTAGAAAAATAGTCTTCAAAAATACATTGTTAAACTTACGGGTTTGTATTAAAGTAGAATTTGTATGTACAGTAAGGCAGTAATTCCATTAGCATCCTgctgtggttttcttttaaagttagTCTTTAGGGAATTCTTTTTTAACTAAGAAAAGACTAAGGTGTATAATAAATTATCTATTATGCTGAAATGAAGCAGGAAAACATCCTAAAAGGATTCACATGAAATTCATCTGCCCCTTGtgtaagaaaattttaatttccaaacTATATTCTATAGAGgctttaaaatagaatttaggGGGGAAAATCCATGCTTAACATATCTaaactattttaagaaaaaaatggaggcaTTATTTCTTACTTGCATATCAGCAATGTGTCAGTAAGGTATAGGAACTGATGTAAACAATTTGTTCTGGAATGCATTCTTTCCTTAAATGGTTATATTTGGGTAATCCTAATAAAATGGAGGAGGAGTGTAAAGGTTATGCAATTGTTTTTCAAAAGCAATTTTCATGGCATTTTCCTATATGGAAAATTTTCCTTTGTCATCTTTCTATGGTAAACAATTTTCACAATTTCATTTCCGTCTGTCCCATGCCAAATCACGAAAGCCTTTTCCAGAGGATATTTCTATTGGCATTGTCCCTCAAGAATACTAAGCAGtgtgcttttatttcattgaacacaTAATTTTATAACTAATAGCAAAAAGTAAATCTACAAATCACAGTTAGGAAACATAATGATTTGTTCTGGAATCAGCTGCTGGAGAAAGAGGCAAGTGGTTAAAAATGGAGCATGAAAGGAGCTGGGAGCTTTAGTAGTGTCAGTCTGACTATATTCTTGAACATTTCATGTACTCCGTAGTGTTACctgaagaaaaatcacattttaaccAATCATTCCATTAGTCAAGCTATCAATGAAAGGAGTGCGTAAAACTTGCGGGATCCAGGTAATCCAAACCACCCAGCTGGATCCTGCACTTGCTTGGTGTCGCAGTGCAGTTGGCCAGGTCTTGCTCAGCTTGATTCTGTTCAAGTGATGGTGGGGCCTCTTTGGCTGATTCCTCAAAGCAAGCCACATTTTTAGCATGCGGATCCGGCACCAACACCAGGATGTTGTTATCCATGACCCCGGACACTTTGGCATACTCCTTACTGTTCTCAGGAGCCCTGGGCTTCTCGGGCTGGCCGctgttctctctctgttttggtagcaaTGATAATGCGCCATCTTTGTTGACCTTGTGAATCTCCACATAATCCAAGGGTTTAGCGGAGCCAAAGGGGGTTTTCTCCTGGGGCAGCAGCCAGGGCGTATCTTGGTCAGTCTTGGAATGGAAGCTATCCACCTCCCTCTGCTGGGCTGCCTTTCCCTCCTCTCTAGACTTAATGGTTTGAGAGGATTTTAAAGCATCTTTACCTGCTTCGTCCAACAGAGTGGCCGGTGCATCTGCAGGGCCCACAGCCAGCTCACACACATCAGTAATATTGTGGTAGGAGGATCTGGGGTTGTGCTGTATTAAGGGCCATGTTGAACATTTGGACCCGCCAGCATGAAAATAGGGAATTTTGCCTTCCATGCTTATGCACTGGGGGTCCCAGGTGTGGGTTGTTTCAGGATTCTCTGGCTTCTCAATGACCTCAGGATCATAGAATGTGGAGGGATTGGCCTGGGGTTCCTCACACTTTTCAGACAAAAGGGAAGGGCTGTCGCAGCTCCCCCGGCCTGAGTCAGTGTCAGGATCCAGGTATGTGGGTTTCATACCTTGACTTGGGTGTTCTTTTGAATGGACTGACATTAGATGCTGGTCCTCACTGTCGTCTACTTCTAAATACTCCACCAGCAAGTCCTCATAGTCAGAAGTGGGAGGAAAGTCTTGGCATCCCAAGGCACTCAGTAGTTCTTCAGACTTGCCCTTCTATTAAAACACGGACACAAGAAGAGATGGCTGTTAGCTTCATAGCATTCCAAATCAGCATCCCTGCTAAGTGGTATCTGTTCATTGCCACGAGCAGGTGGGAAGATCTCAAACTTCAGACATTTGTGTGCCAGGCCATCTAGAATCACCTTCTGGATACTATTCAGCAgatatattatctatctatctatctatctatctatctatctatctatctatctatctataaacTCAGGATATTTAACTCAGTCTCTCTCCAAGCAATAATAATCATGAGTTTAATGGGCAAgtagtatatacacatacaataatAAACAGATAACTGTAAAATGAAGGTTTGTGAAACTTCTAAACCCACAGTGCTCATGCATGCATCTGACACTGTGGCCCACTGGCAGGGGTGTGGTTGCTGGCCTCCTAACTTCCTCTATCACCTTTTAGAATCTGGCAATAGTAAGTGGATTCTTGTCTTTTCCTTCTGTggttcctcttccttctctccttcctcttcttatttccccttcccttctcctctctcttcctaaCCTACTGTTTTCTTCTACTCtacttcctctccctccttctcttctccttctttgcCCTATTCCATATTCCCCCCTCTTCCTATTCTTCTTCCTCCTATCATTCTTCTCCCCCTCCTATTTCCTCCTACCTCCTCCTCTCACTCTCGCCTATTTTTTCTTATCCTCTGACTTGGGTCAGGTACTGACCTAGGTCTTGGCTTGATCACTTATTACGGGgtatgtgactttggacaagctactctctgaacctcagcttctccatttttaaaaggtagaaaataaTATGAATACTACCCATCTGGCGGAGTGGGGGGGTTCTTTTGAGGATTAGAGGTAATATCATTGAGAATGctaatacatatttttgagacaaaagtAGCTATTTTATCATTAAGTCTCTGTGGCTAGCAGGTTACATTGTGAGCTGGACAGTAACTAATTTAGTTTGCTGAGACATTCATGCTGGTTCTATCAGGTCAATGCTACACTGGATAGTGGAGGAAGAGCACTGGGTTAGGATCCcggactcctgggctctagtCCCTGCTTCGATATTTGCAACCAAAGTGAACACAGACAAGTCAGATTATCCAGGGCTCACTTCTTCTATTCTTACACTGTCAGACCCAGAGcagctgggtcaagtggtatttgcCTTAATGTACAGCTAGTTCCTTTTATATACGTCAGTGTTAAGCTTAAAAGCCAAACTGAAACTATTTCAACgtggagaaaaatttaaaaatgttctaacCCGTCTTTTCATTCAAAACACTCACCATTTAATTCCCTCTTGAATCAGCCCAATTGGGCCCTGGCAAACACATGGCCCCACTGTACTGATCTGGTCTCAACTGAGTGCCCAAAGTGAGAGATAATGGCAATAGGATAGTCTGTTACTATGACTTTATGTAAAGAACATTCAAGTAGAAGTTTCTACCAATGTATGATTGAGGGGCTGGTGGTGGGTCCCTGTTTCGCATTAATCAAAATATTCACTCTCTTTCTAAATTGATTATTTGTACAAATGTTTATCTCTGTGCTTATGAGTAGATctgataaatcaataaatgtgtttcCATGTTTTCTTGACTTTCTCTCTTTGCCCCCTGACATTTAGTGTGTGAAAGTAAGTACCCTCATACTTGACACATCTTTCTGTTAACACACATACTGACCAGGAGAGACAGCCCAAAAAGGCTGGCTGAAACTACCAGGCTGAACTGACAGGgactgtgtgtgagtgtgtggagTTAATTACTACAAAGCAGTGAATCACACTGCATTTTTTGCCTCCTGTACTTACCTCCAACAGATGAGCATCAAATCCTTTTATTTTTGGCCCAGGAACTGGTGGAAAGATGCAGGTCACCATGCTATAAAATAATTCATGAGATTGGCTAAATGACTCATTTCTGACTTTGTAATTTTTGAAAGGTTAGTATAATAGCCACTATATGCACTATGGTAGAGACAGGACTTAGAGTTTGGCAGCTCCATGAAACTatcaatgatgaaaataaaattacagaggCCTATATTAAAATTAACTCTAGCTAATTAAAGAGGCTGATTTTGAAGTTAGTGGATTATTTGGACTATTTGCTTCTCTTGAGTTTAGCTACTCTTGCCAGATTTTTACTGTTTCACAACTATGAATCTCTGTTTCATAGAAAGAACATCAGCCTGAAATGAgtcaatttttctactttttatagcactgataaaagtttttttttttttttttttttaatgggcaaacaCACTACATCTAATGGCTAAAGTGAAGATTACCTACAGGTGTCCATCATCTTTGTATTATCTTTTTTGTCGTTATCCCTGACTATCATGATTGGGAGGAAAAGTTGAGAGACAGTGAAGTACCTATAGCCCTTCAAAGCCACTGCCCAGACAATAATCAAACAGATGACAGCAGAAAGGACAGCCACAGAGATCCACACGGTTGTATCATTCATGATGaagtctaaaaaacaaacagccaGAAAGCTCTGATCACATACAgcatcattaaaaacaaacaaacctaatGAATGAAACTCTTAAATGTTTATAAGGAGGAAATGTTAAATGGAGGAAAACACTTTTcttccatttatatatatttttttatttgaacagCAATCCAAAGTATCATCAATGACAGggctattttcttttcaatattattaatattttaatatgttgcaTATGCTTTATAGTactctaaaaatttaaaaatccttccaCATATTCTTTTTAATTGATCTTTAAAGAGGAAATCCAAGGTCACATGGTCATTTGcagtaacaataataaaagctaacattAACTAAGTTCTTACTAAAAGCCATCAATGGTGTTAACCTCTTTGCCTACATTGCTTTGttataaaagataagaaaactgggAATCAAAGAAAGATTTACCAATGAACATATAACTATAGTGTTGCAGGCTGGCATTTGAACTCAGGCTTTCTGCCTCTAGACCCTGTGCTTTTGTTAAGTAAGAGTCAGGACTGGTCAGACTAGATGCATGCCTGATTTGCAGTTCAGTACCCTTTCCAGTATGCCAAGCCAATGAAAGCCTAATACTTTGGTCAGGCAAGTTGTTAGAAGAGCTAGACTTTCCTGCATGGTTCTGGAAAAGACCCCTAACTTTGCTGAGGTTTGGTTTCTTCACTTTTAATTCTTAATGATAATCATATTTTCTGAATACCTCGGAGGGTTGGGAGGACCAAATAAGGTACAGGTGTTATAAgctgtaaaacatttaaaaaatgcaagttGAATTGTTCCCTTATAGAAGACAAGCTACTGAATTAAGGTGCTTTGCTGGAGCTGTCTATCTTATATCCTGTGTCTTCATGAAGAGACTGAAGTGTAATCCATAGCAGAGACTGAGCACTGGTTCATGTCTTTGAGACAGGGTACTGCCTTATAAATTCTGGAAGAACTAGAGGACGACCTTGACCAAATCCTCTAAATGATAGGAATGGGGCAGACGGTGGGAGCAGAATAACTGACCATCAAGCCCCTTGAGGCACCAGGCCCATGTCTGTAGCCTTATCCTAGAACTATTCTCCACTGACAGTAATCCAGGGAGCAATGCTGCTCTTCAAAATGTCTTTGTATTGGGCAGAAAGATTATAAACCCACCTCTATTGCTCTGGCTAAGGCTCACAATGGTTTCTCTATTAGTAGTTATTATATGCAAACAtatcatttaaaacatatttaggGACATAAGCAAAAAAGAGCCAAGACACTCACCACTAGGTATCTGAATGAAGGTCGCTGGACTCCATGCACTCCAGTATCCATGATCTGGTTTGCAGCGAACCTGGACAAGGTATTTCTGTCCTGGATGTAGGCTGAGAATCTTAAACTCTGTTTGCTGCCCAGCAAAATGGGTCTAAGGTAGGATAAGGAAAACAGAAGTCACTTCTGACATTTGTTGTGAAGAAAGAGAGTTTTCCCCTAAAAAATAAACTATGGTGGAGTTAGGCTGAGCAACCATACACAGAGAATTCCCTGCTGTCACTGCTCCACTGTCTTATCCCTATCTCTTCCTCCTCTTAAAATTGCTCACACAAAAATTTAGCAGGTTTTCTATCTCTCCATTTGGgactctacttcagaaaagtcaAATATTCTGCCTCCTTCGCACTTTATGAAAAACAACTActtaataaatgtagaaagaataacaaaattggccaggcacggtggctcatgcctgtaatcccagcactttgggaggctgaagtgggcggatcatctgaggtcaggagttcgagatcagcctgaccaacatggagaaatcccgtctcgactgaaaatacaaattagccgggcatggtggtgcatgcctgtaatttcagctactcgggaggctgagaaacgagaattccttgaacctgggaggcggatgctgaagtgagccaagatagtgccattgcactccagctgagtgacaaagtgaaactccatctcaaaggaacaaaacaaaacaaaattcaagaaTTGTTAGCTTTTAAATCCTAATGAAATAACCAATTGAATAATAAATTGGTGTTAAAGACACGAGGTGAAAGAGAATTGGGCATTCATGTACGGTAAAGTAGTAGTATACAAATTAAACATGACTTTACAATCCAGGGATCAGTGTCATCTCCTCAATTCAGGGGCCAGTTTTAGCATCACTTCTGGTGGATCAACCAGATGGTTTTTGACATCTGATTAAATACAATATGGAGTACATAATATCACCTCTGAATTTACCAATCATTGGTAAAAACTGTTCAGCCTACATCTAATTAAGTCTGGTTACAGGAAATGGAGGCATAGAGAAATTAGCTAAATGACCACACAAAGAACTGATCAGAGAAATGTACACGGTGGGATACTCTATGGGACAAGTGGCCCAGTCTCCTCATTACACTGAAACTGAAGGGATATAACAACCAGTTACAATGTGTAATCCAGGAGCAG
The Macaca mulatta isolate MMU2019108-1 chromosome 6, T2T-MMU8v2.0, whole genome shotgun sequence DNA segment above includes these coding regions:
- the PRLR gene encoding prolactin receptor, coding for MKENVISATVFTLLLFLNTCLLNGQLPPGKPEIFKCRSPNKETFTCWWRPGTDGGLPTNYSLTYHREGETLMHECPDYITGGPNSCHFGKQYTSMWRTYVMMVNATNQMGSSFSDELYVDVTYIVQPDPPLELTVEVKQPEDRKPYLWMKWSPPTLIDLKTGWFTLLYEIRLKPEKAAEWETHFAGQQTEFKILSLHPGQKYLVQVRCKPDHGYWSAWSPATFIQIPSDFIMNDTTVWISVAVLSAVICLIIVWAVALKGYSMVTCIFPPVPGPKIKGFDAHLLEKGKSEELLSALGCQDFPPTSDYEDLLVEYLEVDDSEDQHLMSVHSKEHPSQGMKPTYLDPDTDSGRGSCDSPSLLSEKCEEPQANPSTFYDPEVIEKPENPETTHTWDPQCISMEGKIPYFHAGGSKCSTWPLIQHNPRSSYHNITDVCELAVGPADAPATLLDEAGKDALKSSQTIKSREEGKAAQQREVDSFHSKTDQDTPWLLPQEKTPFGSAKPLDYVEIHKVNKDGALSLLPKQRENSGQPEKPRAPENSKEYAKVSGVMDNNILVLVPDPHAKNVACFEESAKEAPPSLEQNQAEQDLANCTATPSKCRIQLGGLDYLDPASFTHSFH